The genomic DNA GACTGGATGGTGCGCGTCCTCGACGCGACGGGTGCTCCGATTTCCGATGCCGAGGTGACCGTCACGCCGTACATGCCGAAACACGGGCACGGCACGAGTGTCAAAGCGGTCGTGACACGGATGGGCGACGGGCTGTACGAGCTCGACCCGGTGAACTTCGTCATGGCCGGCGTCTGGGAGGTCACCATCGACGTGAAGCTCGCGGACGGTCAGACGGACAAGGCGCTGTTCACCCTCTGCATCGCCGACTGATCAGCGGCTGGCGGTCGGCGCGCTGGACACACACTTGGAGTTGATGCCTTCGACCTGCTTCACGTAGCCGAGGGCTGGGTCCTTGGTGAGCTCCGGCGTCCACTC from Myxococcales bacterium includes the following:
- a CDS encoding FixH family protein codes for the protein MNRWISASLIAGTLLVACGSSDDAGKPDSQCDTYSEGLTKKSDAGLVSVVLESSTPAPPARANNDWMVRVLDATGAPISDAEVTVTPYMPKHGHGTSVKAVVTRMGDGLYELDPVNFVMAGVWEVTIDVKLADGQTDKALFTLCIAD